In one Alosa alosa isolate M-15738 ecotype Scorff River chromosome 14, AALO_Geno_1.1, whole genome shotgun sequence genomic region, the following are encoded:
- the gabra4 gene encoding gamma-aminobutyric acid receptor subunit alpha-4, with product MVSAKKEMVTAMYPSCVSTLLYLLFVTACIKKISGQPKKDDKLYPENFTRILDRLLDGYDNRLRPGFGGPVTEVKTDIYVTSFGPVSDVEMEYTMDVFFRQTWVDRRLKYEGPIEILRLNNLMVTKVWTPDTFFRNGKRSVAHNMTAPNKLFRIMKNGTILYTMRLTISAECPMKLVDFPMDGHSCPLKFGSYAYPKTEMIYTWTKGPENSVVVPPESSSLVQYDLIGQSVSSETVKSITGEYVVMTVYFHLIRKMGYFMIQTYIPCIMTVILSQVSFWINKESVPARTVFGITTVLTMTTLSISARHSLPKVSYATAMDWFIAVCFAFVFSALIEFAAVNYFTNAQAERAKRKLAKQCPVHSAEAKAKDKDTEEVLQQNSDTNGNLRKRLNNSSSRSDSKKADSASSSSGSSGNNSTAVKGARQASSNTGTTGSSSTLAPTGPNSALTAASNSKTTPPAPPSTPTVGGRMGASAQGGAPSLHNLLGPKLEHIQSKMDAKQSAPATGGTSKIDKYARILFPVSFGAFNMVYWVVYLSKDTMEGRNI from the exons atggtctctgccaagaAGGAGATGGTGACTGCGATGTACCCAAGTTGCGTTTCGACTCTCTTGTACTTACTCTTCGTGACTGCTTG TATAAAGAAAATCTCTGGCCAACCCAAAAAGGATGATAAATTATATCCGGAGAATTTTACACGAATTTTAGACCGCCTTCTGGATGGCTACGACAACAGACTTCGACCAGGATTTGGGG GTCCAGTGACAGAAGTCAAGACTGATATTTACGTCACCAGCTTTGGTCCTGTCTCTGATGTTGAAATG GAGTACACAATGGATGTGTTTTTTCGGCAAACCTGGGTCGACAGACGACTGAAATATGAGGGGCCTATTGAGATCTTGAGACTTAACAATCTCATGGTGACTAAGGTGTGGACCCCCGACACGTTTTTCAGGAATGGGAAGAGATCCGTGGCTCACAACATGACTGCCCCAAACAAGCTCTTCCGCATCATGAAGAATGGTACCATCCTTTACACAATGAG ACTGACGATCAGTGCAGAATGTCCAATGAAGCTGGTGGATTTTCCTATGGACGGTCACTCTTGTCCCCTTAAATTTGGGAGCT ATGCATATCCTAAGACAGAGATGATCTACACTTGGACAAAAGGACCAGAAAACTCTGTAGTCGTGCCCCCAGAATCGTCCAGTCTGGTGCAGTATGACCTGATTGGTCAAAGTGTTTCCAGTGAAACCGTCAAATCAATCACAG gTGAATATGTGGTGATGACGGTGTATTTCCACTTGATAAGAAAAATGGGCTACTTCATGATTCAGACATACATCCCTTGCATAATGACAGTAATCCTCTCCCAAGTGTCCTTCTGGATAAATAAAGAATCTGTTCCCGCGAGAACCGTCTTTG gcatCACCACAGTCCTGACCATGACCACCCTGAGCATCAGCGCCCGCCACTCGCTGCCCAAGGTCTCCTACGCCACGGCCATGGACTGGTTTATCGCCGTCTGCTTTGCCTTTGTCTTCTCCGCCCTCATCGAGTTCGCCGCCGTCAACTACTTCACCAATGCGCAAGCAGAGCGGGCCAAGAGGAAGCTGGCCAAACAGTGCCCGGTGCATTCAGCTGAGGCCAAAGCCAAGGACAAAGACACGGAGGAGGTTCTGCAG CAAAACTCGGACACAAACGGCAACCTTAGGAAACGGCTGAACAACTCCTCATCCCGCTCGGACTCCAAGAAGGCCGActcagccagcagcagcagtggcagcagcggTAACAACAGCACCGCGGTGAAGGGCGCACGGCAAGCCTCCTCCAACACCGGGACCACCGGCAGCTCCTCCACCCTCGCTCCAACCGGCCCCAACTCAGCGCTCACTGCAGCCTCCAACTCCAAAACCACCCCACCCgcgcccccctccacccccactgtGGGAGGCCGGATGGGGGCCAGTGCCCAGGGGGGTGCGCCTTCCCTCCACAACCTTCTGGGGCCGAAGCTGGAGCACATCCAGAGCAAGATGGATGCAAAGCAGAGCGCTCCTGCCACGGGCGGCACCAGCAAGATCGACAAATATGCACGCATCCTCTTCCCAGTGTCCTTTGGGGCCTTCAACATGGTCTACTGGGTGGTTTACTTATCAAAAGATACAATGGAGGGACGAAATATTTAA